A stretch of Pyrenophora tritici-repentis strain M4 chromosome 7, whole genome shotgun sequence DNA encodes these proteins:
- a CDS encoding Glyco-hydro-1 domain containing protein has product MGRLSPLGCVLFAVLINAESNATSTISFALPSGYTASKFNASAQPTAYTRTDFSPNALASLWDLVGPIATGPVTTTVMPTPEPTAYPQPDPQYYHAFVGSGYPEAQGLKLPANFQWGFSSSAYQIEGAAKDEGKGPSIWDLLAHRVPNYVADNTTGDVVAQHYYLYKQDFARLASLGVKSFSPSFSWPRFFPFGHGPVNEEAVAHYDDVISSIHANGLHPAVTLFHWDTPLAIFNEYGAWTDRRVVDDFFNYAKFVITRYDAYVDEWFTINEPQYCNWQYAGYPAGKYYAAPNGVTGGVEARFLCGHYTLLAHAKVAKWYHEEFKGRGRITFKNSGNYYEANSTKPEDEVARQRNFDFSIGWFGGPWTDGDYPQSLKDTLGDLLPEFTQEEKDMIKGSCDFYAIDPYSSFMAFEVGGGLEACTSNRSHPGFPDCAGSASVAPNGFPIGPAADPAMSWFYSAPAGVRRFLKHITQVLFPSIPDIVVSEFGFAEPFEAQWQNLNSALWDLKRADYFQQYLDNILLAIHEDKVNVSGAFGWALYDNYEWALGTSVRFGVQYVNYTSLERTPKASVFQFLNWFKEHEASENATMKL; this is encoded by the coding sequence ATGGGTCGGTTGTCACCTCTTGGGTGTGTTCTATTTGCTGTTCTGATTAATGCTGAGAGCAACGCGACATCCACCATCTCGTTTGCTCTGCCTTCAGGCTACACGGCTTCAAAGTTCAACGCATCTGCGCAGCCCACTGCCTACACACGGACCGATTTCTCTCCTAATGCACTCGCATCGTTGTGGGACTTGGTAGGTCCCATAGCCACTGGCCCTGTCACAACAACTGTTATGCCTACCCCGGAGCCCACTGCCTACCCGCAACCGGACCCTCAATACTATCACGCCTTCGTTGGTAGCGGTTACCCAGAAGCACAGGGCTTGAAGCTTCCGGCGAACTTTCAATGGGGCTTCAGCTCTTCGGCGTACCAAATTGAGGGTGCGGCCAAGGACGAAGGCAAAGGGCCTAGCATCTGGGATTTATTAGCACACAGAGTACCCAACTACGTGGCAGACAACACGACTGGTGATGTTGTTGCTCAACATTACTATCTGTACAAGCAAGACTTTGCTAGGCTGGCAAGCTTGGGTGTCAAATCGTTCAGTCCCAGTTTCTCGTGGCCACGCTTCTTCCCATTTGGTCATGGCCCGGTCAACGAAGAAGCTGTTGCGCACTACGATGATGTTATTTCATCCATACATGCGAACGGACTCCATCCGGCTGTTACACTCTTTCACTGGGACACGCCACTAGCAATTTTCAACGAGTACGGGGCGTGGACTGACCGGCGCGTTGTCGATGACTTCTTCAACTACGCCAAGTTTGTCATCACGCGGTACGATGCCTACGTCGATGAATGGTTTACAATCAATGAGCCACAGTACTGCAACTGGCAATATGCGGGCTACCCGGCAGGTAAGTACTACGCAGCACCCAATGGCGTCACAGGTGGTGTCGAAGCACGCTTCTTGTGTGGCCACTACACTCTGCTTGCACACGCCAAGGTAGCGAAATGGTACCACGAGGAGTTCAAAGGACGCGGACGCATCACCTTCAAGAACAGCGGAAACTACTACGAAGCCAACAGCACAAAGCCCGAGGACGAAGTGGCGCGACAGCGAAACTTTGACTTTAGCATTGGCTGGTTCGGTGGGCCATGGACAGACGGAGATTACCCCCAGTCGCTCAAAGACACACTGGGAGACCTGCTACCAGAATTTACGCAAGAAGAAAAGGACATGATCAAGGGATCGTGTGACTTTTACGCCATCGACCCCTATTCGAGTTTCATGGCCTTTGAAGTTGGTGGTGGCCTGGAAGCATGCACCAGCAACCGTTCACACCCAGGCTTCCCAGACTGCGCTGGCTCAGCAAGCGTAGCTCCAAACGGGTTCCCTATCGGGCCTGCAGCGGACCCCGCGATGTCGTGGTTCTACTCTGCTCCAGCGGGTGTGCGTCGCTTCCTCAAACACATCACCCAAGTGCTCTTTCCCTCGATCCCGGACATAGTCGTCAGTGAATTTGGCTTCGCCGAGCCTTTCGAAGCGCAATGGCAGAATTTGAACTCTGCACTTTGGGATCTCAAACGCGCGGATTACTTCCAACAGTACCTCGATAACATATTACTGGCCATTCATGAGGATAAGGTCAACGTCTCAGGTGCGTTCGGATGGGCATTATACGATAACTACGAATGGGCCCTGGGCACGTCTGTGAGGTTTGGAGTGCAGTATGTCAATTATACCAGCTTGGAGAGGACGCCCAAGGCTAGCGTCTTTCAGTTTTTGAATTGGTTCAAGGAACATGAGGCAAGCGAGAATGCGACGATGAAGTTGTAG
- a CDS encoding AnsB, L-asparaginase-archaeal Glu-tRNAGln amidotransferase subunit D encodes MDDDHYPELQLPESRVLIVITGGTICMRKSVDGLVPARGFLKAGLAPRPVFNDGSYPEPLEIVIDDKGTRKAVQSLRTPVSTYERRVRYCVLEFEKLLDSSSIDSTGWDQIARTVQRNYQLFDGFVILHGTDSLAYTSSALSFMFHNLGKPVILTGSQAPMMNLQTDAQDNLLNSLIIAGHFMIPEVCLFFNFKLFRGNRATKVSAEDFDAFGSPNLPPLATVSSTRTNVLWHRVHRSTDLSPFTIQTSLDTAHVACLRVFPGITPVMVDAVLRLEGLKGLVLETFGAGNTPGGPDSAMTRCLADAVKRGIVIVNVTQCLSGSVSALYAPGAFLGRAGVVFGQDLTSEAALTKLAYLLALPDATPEEVAKRMSISLRGELTETTRTHFEHPSRSGVLTPELSSLTALGYAVQKGDLQATKDIIRGEPRWLLNDADYQMNSPVHLAATSPNVEILRDFLAQGASVHLRNRSGNTPLFLAAAAGLPDHVQTLIDAGAHLHSDEVSAAKLHASEGDGNAEVWARVIG; translated from the exons ATGGACGACGACCACTACCCCGAGTTGCAGCTCCCAGAGTCGCGAGTGTTGATCGTCATCACAG GTGGCACGATATGCATGCGAAAATCTGTAGACGGCCTGGTCCCCGCACGAGGCTTCCTGAAGGCTGGACTGGCCCCCAGACCGGTGTTCAATGATGGCTCTTACCCGGAGCCCCTGGAGATTGTCATCGATGACAAAGGTACACGCAAGGCTGTCCAGAGTCTCAGAACTCCTGTCAGTACCTATGAACGCCGAGTTCGATACTGCGTTCTCGAATTCGAGAAGCTACTCGACAGTAGCTCTATTGACTCCACCGGCTGGGATCAAATTGCCCGGACAGTTCAAAGAAACTACCAGCTATTCGATGGCTTCGTCATCTTACACGGAACAGACTCTCTGGCATATACTTCTTCCGCACTGAGTTTCATGTTCCACAATCTGGGGAAGCCAGTAATCCTGACTGGATCTCAAGCGCCAATGATGAATCTGCAAACTGATGCTCAGGATAATCTCTTAAATTCCTTAATTATCGCTGGTCACTTCATGATCCCAGAAGTGTGCCTCTTCTTCAATTTCAAACTCTTCCGAGGCAACCGCGCTACTAAGGTGTCAGCAGAGGACTTTGATGCGTTTGGAAGCCCAAACTTACCACCACTGGCCACTGTCTCTTCGACCAGGACCAACGTTTTATGGCACAGGGTCCATCGATCTACCGACCTCAGCCCATTCACCATTCAGACAAGTCTAGATACGGCACATGTAGCATGCCTACGTGTTTTTCCGGGAATCACACCCGTCATGGTTGATGCCGTCTTGCGCTTGGAAGGGCTGAAAGGACTAGTGTTGGAAACCTTTGGAGCCGGAAACACTCCCGGAGGACCGGACAGCGCCATGACACGGTGCTTAGCAGACGCAGTAAAGAGAGGAATTGTGATCGTCAACGTAACCCAATGCTTAAGCGGCAGCGTCAGCGCTCTGTACGCCCCGGGCGCATTCCTCGGTCGGGCTGGTGTAGTCTTTGGCCAGGACTTGACATCAGAGGCAGCGCTCACAAAGCTTGCATATTTACTTGCACTACCGGATGCCACACCCGAAGAGGTTGCGAAGCGCATGTCGATATCCTTGCGCGGTGAGCTTACTGAGACGACACGAACACATTTCGAGCATCCTTCCAGGAGCGGCGTCCTTACCCCTGAGCTTTCCAGTCTTACGGCGCTAGGTTATGCTGTTCAAAAAGGCGACCTACAAGCAACAAAAGACATTATTCGAGGAGAGCCTCGCTGGCTGCTAAACGACGCTGACTACCAAATGAACAGCCCTGTA CATCTTGCGGCAACAAGCCCCAATGTCGAAATCTTGCGAGACTTCCTGGCCCAGGGCGCTTCTGTGCATCTCAGAAACCGATCAGGCAATACCCCGCTCTTCTTGGCTGCGGCGGCCGGCTTACCAGATCACGTACAGACATTGATCGACGCAGGAGCCCATCTACATAGTGATGAAGTGAGCGCGGCAAAGCTGCATGCATCCGAGGGCGACGGCAACGCTGAAGTTTGGGCTCGCGTGATTGGATGA
- a CDS encoding nitrogen metabolite repression regulator NmrA, with amino-acid sequence MQRTVVTINSNGRQSASFIRVAAALGWQVRAQMRDLNGIVARELSELDNVTVYIGALEDKKFLDDLFKSAQCAFINTTHWGDEVAIGRSLADAAKKAGIQHYIYSSMPDHSVFGNGWRALPLWAPKFTVEQYVRQIGLPATFVYCGIYHNNFTGLDFPLFRMEHQYDGSFVWQAPFHPDQPLPWLDSEHDIGPAIYQLFKEGPRKWNGKRIPLAFASMTPKEVCHAFSKGLRRPVRYRRGPIMINVPTPTGYREHLSALEYTLGEKGAPYFGPDLEPDVPSVSLELWEGNRSMEEYAQEVFPVEEAANGLTWMEEVETPRRDIEIDFEQINC; translated from the exons ATGCAAAGGACCGTCGTTACCATCAACAGCAATGGCCGCCAATCGGCGAGCTTCATTCGTGTGGCTGCCGCATTGGGGTGGCAGGTGCGAGCACAGATGCGAGACCTCAACGGCATAGTCGCGCGGGAACTTTCAGAGCTCGACAATGTCACCGTCTACATTGGAGCGCTAGAGGACAAGAAATTTCTCGACGATTTGTTCAAGAGTGCGCAGTGCGCTTTCATCAATACTACGCACTGGGGAGACGAGGTTGCGATTGGTCGATCGCTAGCCGATGCCGCAAAGAAAGCTGGAATCCAACACTACATCTACTCAAGCATGCCCGATCACTCCGTCTTTGGCAACGGCTGGAGGGCGCTACCGCTCTGGGCGCCAAAATTCACCGTTGAGCAGTATGTCCGCCAGATTGGGCTGCCCGCCACCTTCGTATATTGCGGCATTTACCACAACAACTTCACCGGCCTCGATTTTCCCCTCTTCCGCATGGAGCACCAGTACGACGGAAGTTTTGTTTGGCAAGCCCCTTTCCACCCCGATCAACCTCTGCCTTGGCTAGACTCGGAACACGACATAGGGCCAGCTATTTACCAGCTATTTAAGGAAGGTCCACGAAAGTGGAACGGCAAACG GATACCTCTGGCATTTGCCTCTATGACACCGAAAGAAGTTTGCCATGCCTTTAGTAAGGGCCTTCGGAGACCTGTCCGCTACAGGCGGGGCCCCATAATGATCAACGTGCCCACACCCACAGGCTACCGAGAGCACCTGTCCGCGCTCGAGTACACGCTGGGCGAGAAGGGTGCGCCGTACTTTGGTCCTGATCTCGAACCGGACGTGCCTAGCGTGTCATTGGAGTTGTGGGAGGGAAACCGATCCATGGAGGAGTACGCGCAGGAAGTTTTTCCGGTCGAAGAGGCTGCCAACGGTCTCACTTGGATGGAAGAGGTAGAGACGCCTAGGAGAGATATTGAGATCGATTTTGAACAGATCAATTGCTGA
- a CDS encoding mitochondrial 54S ribosomal protein bL19m: MSAAIPCTRASAQRVAFHAIRCKRFASTETVAVDAASPAPVLPAKRNRSVLLRQPDLSTQLHRALYPDLYEQDGKPIKGAVKAFSRKPQTKPIAARWQPVMKDKSVNHALSRQFGVPVFKPAARNIKKTCPDPLAAVTASQISLLDPTGARTRLFAKDNPECARVGDILLVRQRTGDPFAGVCINIRRRGADTAILLRGQLTRVGVEMWYKVYSPLVEGIEVVQRAAKRARRARLTYMRTVKHDRGSVENVVRMYLRQKAALGTVEGQKKKGAGAAAAMMGGKKKGRGKKR; this comes from the exons ATGTCAGCCGCAATACCCTGCACGCGAGCTTCGGCTCAGCGTGTCGCATTCCATGCCATACGATGTAAACGTTTTGCCAGTACCGAAACTGTTGCTGTCGATGCAGCATCGCCAGCGCCAGTACTCCCCGCCAAGCGTAACCGATCAGTATTATTGCGACAGCCAGATCTCAGTACCCAACTGCACAGGGCCCTGTATCCGGACTTGTATGAGCAAGATGGCAAGCCAATTAAGGGAGCGGTAAAGGCGTTTAGCCGTAAACCACAGACTAAGCCCATTGCTGCGAGATGGCAACCGGTCATGAAAGACAAGAGTGTAAACCACGCGTTGA GCCGTCAATTCGGTGTCCCCGTCTTCAAGCCCGCCGCCCGCAACATCAAGAAAACCTGCCCTGACCCCCTCGCCGCCGTAACTGCCTCACAAATAAGCCTTCTCGACCCAACAGGCGCCCGAACCCGCCTATTCGCAAAGGACAACCCAGAATGCGCCCGTGTCGGCGACATCCTCCTCGTGCGCCAACGCACTGGCGACCCCTTCGCTGGTGTTTGCATCAACATCCGACGCCGAGGCGCGGACACTGCTATTCTTCTGCGCGGACAGCTCACCCGCGTGGGTGTGGAAATGTGGTACAAGGTTTACAGTCCGCTGGTTGAGGGTATCGAGGTGGTGCAGCGGGCGGCTAAGAGGGCGAGACGCGCGAGGTTGACGTACATGAGGACTGTTAAGCATGATCGGGGCAGTGTGGAGAATGTGGTGAGGATGTATCTCAGACAGAAGGCTGCGCTTGGTACGGTCGAGGGCCAAAAGAAGAAGGGTGCCGGGGCAGCAGCGGCAATGATGGGTGGAAAGAAGAAGGGAAGGGGCAAGAAGAGGTAG
- a CDS encoding Pmp3 multi-domain protein, producing MIKTFLLVLITIFMPPVGVFLVAGCGADLLINICLTLLAFIPGHVHAFYIEYVYVKRRDQARAGTLDAKPAPGIYSKKVQNGGTKGVVPVAPVAPAAEVPVQQAGTVH from the exons ATGATCAAAACAttcctccttgtcctcaTCACAATCTTCA TGCCACCCGTCGGTGTCTTCCTCGTCGCCGGCTGCGGCGCTGATCTCCTCATCAACATCTGCCTCACACTACTCGCCTTCATCCCCGGCCACGTGCACGCCTTCTACATCGAATACGTCTACGTGAAGCGCCGCGACCAGGCGCGCGCGGGCACCCTCGACGCGAAGCCCGCACCCGGTATTTACAGCAAAAAGGTGCAGAATGGCGGGACCAAGGGCGTGGTGCCTGTTGCGCCTGTGGCTCCGGCTGCGGAGGTGCCGGTTCAGCAGGCGGGGACTGTGCATTAG
- a CDS encoding HET domain containing protein: MSASVQDAIWVVQTLGLEYLWIDALCIVQDDSDELTTEISKQAQIYQNGVMTILAGGAHSANEGFLRKRSLKHRRCVITIQIPGLDNVKKKFILDMSLANPHGPPTDPVRSRAWIFQEIILSLHVLYFSPAQMIFYCQEKAYFDGWGPEYGYSLDERVPGINSGIGYMNANELCRTWYRLVTEYSELKLTMPADKLPVISAVAEVFGSAISGTETGRESYKAGLWEQHFPTNLSWFTENPPPRLTRPAYRAPSWSWASIDSCVFDSLPLKDYTVPPRDYREGVPMEEVVVKSTSCNVKLASPEAPFGQVTGGYLQIEAPLTKITVSMSCFVGLTSSRSDDRISVGLRYDVDLYWLSDVKTDAHTYYLLLLVFGKGGGWPDPELDVVMEGLILSKAEDKEIYSRVGYFSSDWREPASERHDYRDYFQMSKVTII; this comes from the exons ATGTCTGCCTCCGTACAAGATGCCATTTGGGTCGTGCAAACATTGGGATTGGAATACTTGTGGATTGACGCGCTTT GTATCGTGCAAGACGACTCGGATGAGCTTACCACAGAAATATCAAAGCAGGCCCAGATCTATCAAAATGGCGTCATGACTATACTAGCTGGTGGGGCACATAGTGCAAATGAAGGTTTCTTGCGTAAGAGGTCGCTGAAGCACCGTCGTTGCGTTATAACGATACAGATACCAGGACTTGACAATGTAAAGAAGAAATTCATCCTAGACATGAGCCTGGCAAACCCCCATGGACCCCCTACTGACCCAGTTAGGAGCAGAGCATGGATCTTCCAGGAAA TCATTCTATCTCTGCATGTGCTGTATTTCAGCCCGGCACAAATGATTTTTTACTGCCAAGAGAAAGCGTACTTCGATGGATGGGGCCCTGAATACGGCTACTCGCTTGATGAGAGAGTACCTGGAATCAATTCAGGTATAGGGTATATGAACGCAAACGAGCTTTGCCGAACATGGTATCGACTCGTTACCGAATACAGCGAACTAAAGCTTACAATGCCCGCTGATAAGCTTCCCGTAATCTCAGCAGTGGCAGAAGTCTTTGGTTCAGCCATTTCCGGAACGGAAACAGGACGCGAAAGCTACAAAGCTGGGCTTTGGGAACAGCATTTTCCAACAAATCTATCATGGTTCACCGAGAACCCGCCGCCTAGATTAACAAGACCGGCATATCGAGCGCCTTCTTGGTCGTGGGCATCGATTGATAGCTGCGTTTTTGACAGCTTACCCTTAAAAGACTACACTGTACCACCCAGAGATTACAGGGAAGGTGTTCCCATGGAAGAAGTAGTTGTTAAATCTACTTCTTGCAATGTTAAGCTTGCATCGCCGGAGGCCCCCTTTGGCCAAGTTACTGGTGGCTACTTACAAATAGAAGCCCCACTAACAAAGATAACCGTCTCAATGTCATGTTTCGTAGGCTTAACCTCGTCTCGGTCGGATGATCGCATAAGTGTCGGACTGCGGTACGACGTTGATCTATATTGGCTATCTGATGTCAAAACCGACGCCCATACTTACtatcttcttctcctcgtCTTCGGGAAAGGAGGGGGGTGGCCTGATCCAGAACTTGATGTTGTTATGGAAGGTCTGATTCTCTCCAAGGCGGAAGACAAGGAGATCTACTCCCGCGTTGGATATTTCTCGAGCGACTGGCGTGAGCCAGCCTCAGAACGCCATGACTACCGCGATTATTTTCAAATGAGCAAAGTCACGATCATATGA
- a CDS encoding Aes, Esterase-lipase has protein sequence MTVVQSLVRLMRSRIGNRTPDHEDGSIRLNPSKSNLCQCTLRERTVCDMHIYDVVPPNQAEKRSKKRIYYFAGGSWQEPPSPQHYKICAKMAKEMVDTSTSIVSTPLAPNNPASSSFPWCMKTYRTLMAEAEEAGEKVILVGDSSGANIALCLVLEALREDSEQEGVEIKQNSHPVAIMNVCPSTDLTRTNTDIDKVAPRDPLLTPKIIRATAKAWQGDWDPSDRRISPINGDISLLAKKGIKVHGITAGCDVLSPDGIIFRTKCAEAGVEGQWVHWEKQMHCFVLTMPYGLVEAKDAVKWMVDILKKE, from the coding sequence ATGACCGTAGTTCAGTCCTTGGTACGGTTGATGCGCTCTCGTATCGGCAACCGTACGCCAGACCACGAAGATGGTTCTATCCGTCTGAATCCCTCCAAATCGAATCTTTGCCAATGCACTCTCCGCGAACGAACCGTATGTGACATGCACATATACGATGTTGTACCACCCAACCAAGCGGAAAAGAGATCGAAGAAGCGCATATACTACTTTGCTGGAGGTAGCTGGCAGGAGCCACCCTCGCCCCAGCACTACAAGATATGCGCCAAAATGGCCAAAGAAATGGTCGACACCTCCACATCTATTGTATCAACTCCGCTCGCACCCAACAATCCCGCGTCTAGCTCCTTCCCTTGGTGCATGAAGACATACCGCACTTTGATGGCAGAGGCAGAGGAAGCGGGAGAAAAGGTCATACTCGTAGGCGACTCGTCCGGCGCGAACATCGCATTATGTTTAGTCTTGGAAGCTCTTCGAGAAGACAGCGAACAAGAAGGCGTGGAGATCAAACAGAATTCACATCCTGTCGCCATCATGAATGTGTGCCCTTCGACGGACCTTACGCGAACCAACACCGATATCGATAAAGTCGCACCCAGAGACCCGTTGCTCACACCCAAGATTATCAGAGCTACTGCAAAGGCATGGCAGGGCGACTGGGATCCTTCGGATCGCCGTATCTCTCCTATAAACGGTGACATTTCACTACTCGCGAAGAAGGGCATCAAAGTGCATGGCATAACCGCTGGTTGCGACGTTTTGAGTCCGGACGGAATCATCTTCCGTACCAAGTGCGCCGAAGCAGGTGTTGAGGGACAGTGGGTACATTGGGAGAAGCAAATGCATTGCTTCGTCCTTACCATGCCGTACGGTCTTGTCGAGGCCAAAGACGCCGTCAAATGGATGGTTGATATACTGAAGAAGGAGTGA
- a CDS encoding FAD-binding-8 multi-domain protein, translated as MASQTSLTNEEIKQFIDDLDHDKDGNVDYWELERKLDQVHKEIAPKAQPHNLHHASRGDEARHEFLRNVIGTRKDYIKREEFAECVKKWDIPSLEHDRKEAKNEDDYLKHVSMYRRARAYWAVKGPEITFLALVVTLMIGFGVWQFVKYLTFDQYTPAFGWGAVLSKTCAGVLYPTFFFLILSMSRWLSTFLRRFYFISRFINWDLSQSFHIKMSIVALFFATLHAIGHLSGSFVFGSMASRQNAVANIVGQDAVPRSYTDYLRSLPGWTGLTSLGMFYLLALMSMPQIRKWSYEVFQLGHLLMFPIIGFMMAHGTAHLLQWPMFGYWLAFPTLMVLFERLWRLVLSFRPILAELELLDEETVAITAQVPKTRPWDYKAGQYVFVQVPQFSRFQWHPFTVSTCINNTMQVHIKADGDWTNQLRDLAQQGTRTTIKIGLDGPFGAPAQRFYDFDYSMVFGAGIGVTPFSGVLTDLQQHELERVKSIDSPQQSSDEVPKEPSPYNSHRRVDFHWMVRDKNNLLWFSDLLNEVSREQPKVPDLDIRINTYVTQKRKQISQHVFRWLLEKHRTDDHPRSPITGLVNPTHFGRPDIRGIMEQHYEDMCKVLAERLTEKDRKKDDEINVGVFFCGPPVIGQQIADQCSMLSARARSEDRKIEYRFMIEVFG; from the exons ATGGCTTCGCAAACCTCTCTCACCAACGAAGAAATCAAGCAATTCATCGATGATCTCGACCATGACAAGGACGGCAACGTTGACTACTGGGAACTAGAACGGAAACTGGACCAAGTGCACAAAGAGATAGCACCGAAAGCGCAACCTCACAACCTCCATCATGCATCAAGAGGCGATGAAGCACGCCATGAGTTTCTCCGCAACGTCATCGGAACGCGCAAGGATTACATCAAGCGTGAGGAGTTCGCAGAATGTGTTAAGAAGTGGGATATCCCATCATTGGAGCATGACCGCAAAGAAGCGAAGAATGAAGACGATTACTTAAAGCACGTGTCCATGTACCGACGTGCTCGCGCCTACTGGGCCGTAAAAGGACCCGAAATCACGTTTCTTGCTCTGGTTGTCACCCTGATGATTGGCTTTGGTGTGTGGCAATTCGTCAAGTATCTCACATTTGACCAGTATACGCCAGCGTTTGGATGGGGTGCAGTTTTGTCAAAGACATGTGCTGGTGTGCTGTATCcgaccttcttcttccttaTTCTGTCAATGTCCCGTTGGCTTTCAACATTCCTCCGACGCTTCTACTTCATCTCAAGATTTATCAACTGGGATCTTTCTCAGTCATTTCATATCAAGATGTCCATTGTCGCATTGTTCTTCGCGACTTTGCATGCCATCGGCCATCTGAGTGGCTCGTTCGTGTTTGGAAGCATGGCAAGTCGACAGAACGCTGTCGCCAACATAGTCGGACAGGACGCTGTACCACGCTCATATACTGACTACCTCCGGTCATTACCAGGTTGGACGGGACTAACATCACTTGGCATGTTCTACCTTCTGGCTTTGATGAGTATGCCTCAGATCCGAAAGTGGAGCTACGAGGTCTTTCAGCTTGGCCATTTGCTCATGTTTCCAATCATTGGATTCATGATGGCGCATGGCACTGCACATCTGTTGCAATGGCCCATGTTCGGCTATTGGCTTGCGTTCCCTACACTGATGGTTCTGTTTGAGCGTCTGTGGCGCTTGGTTCTCAGCTTTCGTCCTATACTCGCGGAGCTTGAGCTACTAGATGAAGAAACTGTCGCCATCACGGCGCAGGTCCCCAAAACTCGCCCATGGGATTACAAAGCTGGGCAGTACGTATTTGTTCAGGTTCCGCAATTCTCCAGGTTTCAGTGGCACCCCTTCACGGTATCTACCTGTATCAACAACACCATGCAAGTACACATCAAGGCCGATGGGGACTGGACAAATCAACTCCGTGATTTGGCTCAGCAAGGAACGCGGACAACAATCAAAATTGGTCTTGATGGACCGTTTGGAGCACCCGCCCAACGCTTCTATGACTTTGATTACAGCATGGTCTTTGG TGCCGGTATTGGCGTGACTCCCTTCTCAGGCGTGCTTACCGATCTCCAACAACACGAGCTCGAGCGCGTGAAGTCCATCGATAGTCCTCAACAATCCTCGGATGAAGTCCCCAAGGAGCCTTCTCCATACAACAGCCACCGCCGTGTCGACTTCCACTGGATGGTGCGCGACAAGAATAACCTCCTGTGGTTTTCCGATCTCTTGAACGAGGTATCCCGCGAGCAGCCCAAAGTCCCAGATCTCGACATACGCATCAACACGTACGTAACGCAGAAGCGCAAGCAGATATCACAGCACGTTTTCCGCTGGCTCCTCGAAAAGCATCGCACTGATGACCATCCGCGGTCGCCCATCACTGGTCTCGTCAATCCAACACATTTCGGACGTCCTGATATTAGGGGTATCATGGAGCAACACTACGAAGACATGTGTAAGGTTTTGGCGGAGCGACTCACCGAAAAGGACCGCAAGAAGGATGATGAAATCAACGTTGGTGTCTTCTTCTGTGGACCACCTGTTATCGGCCAACAGATTGCGGATCAATGTAGCATGTTGAGCGCAAGGGCGAGGAGCGAGGATAGGAAGATTGAATATCGCTTCATGATCGAAGTCTTTGGGTAG